In Pseudomonadota bacterium, a genomic segment contains:
- the metG gene encoding methionine--tRNA ligase, translating to MTRRILVTSALPYANGSIHLGHLVEYIQTDIWVRAKKMFGHEVHYVCADDTHGTPVMLRAEQENISPEQLIQRVHQEHSLDFNDFGVRFDNYYTTNSPENQELCEKIFNSLSEAGLIVEKEVEQFYDPIKKMFLPDRYVKGICPKCSASDQYGDSCEVCGATYSPTELIEPYSTISGAKPDRKRSTHLFFKLSDTRCEEFLRGFTQNAHRLQPEAANKMKEWLGEAGQSKLSDWDISRDAPYFGFPIPGTNQTKFFYVWLDAPIGYFGSFLNYLANYQSEDRANLTRDFLKPGGDTELIHFIGKDILYFHALFFPAVLEFSGFRTPTKIYAHGFLTVNGQKMSKSRGTFITARSFLESGLEPEWLRYYYAAKLNASMEDIDLNLTDFMARVNSDLVGKYINIASRAANFLAKKFDGHLSDVSLDQHDLLQYFFSRSKNISDAYEAREYSKGLREIMSLADRANSYIDAKKPWELAKSESDSKELQEVCSVAVNLFKILTVYLKPVLPKVATAVEDFLNIKELQWPDSERSLPPKHHINAYNHLIARIDPKLIDKLIAVNIQKPVDAASKPTKRNKNKMTDDNTKEAENKAPNEITIDAFNNIDLRVGRIIEAEHVEGADKLVRLQIDLGTEQRQVFAGIKSAYNPEDLKQKLVVVVANLKARKMRFGESQGMVLAASGEDSGIFLISPESGAVPGMRVK from the coding sequence ATGACCAGAAGAATCCTTGTTACATCAGCCCTCCCATATGCGAATGGCAGCATTCACCTGGGTCACTTAGTCGAATATATTCAAACAGACATTTGGGTTAGAGCGAAAAAGATGTTTGGGCATGAAGTGCATTACGTCTGTGCCGACGATACACACGGTACTCCAGTAATGCTGAGAGCCGAACAAGAGAATATCTCTCCCGAGCAACTGATACAAAGAGTACATCAAGAACACTCTTTAGACTTCAATGACTTTGGTGTCCGCTTTGACAACTATTACACCACCAACTCACCTGAGAATCAGGAGCTTTGCGAAAAAATATTTAATTCATTATCTGAGGCTGGTCTTATTGTCGAAAAAGAGGTCGAACAATTCTATGATCCGATCAAAAAAATGTTTCTCCCTGACCGATATGTCAAAGGAATCTGTCCAAAATGTAGCGCATCAGATCAATATGGCGACTCTTGTGAGGTCTGCGGTGCGACATACTCTCCTACAGAACTAATCGAACCCTATTCAACTATTTCTGGTGCGAAACCAGATCGAAAAAGATCTACTCATCTATTTTTCAAACTCTCGGATACACGCTGCGAAGAATTTTTAAGGGGGTTCACACAAAACGCACACAGACTGCAGCCGGAAGCCGCCAACAAAATGAAAGAATGGCTTGGGGAAGCCGGGCAAAGTAAGTTATCTGACTGGGATATTTCTAGAGACGCGCCATACTTTGGCTTTCCGATACCCGGAACGAATCAAACCAAATTCTTTTATGTTTGGCTGGATGCTCCTATAGGATATTTTGGAAGTTTTCTAAACTACCTTGCAAATTACCAGTCGGAAGACAGAGCAAACCTGACTCGTGACTTTCTTAAACCAGGAGGGGACACAGAGCTTATACACTTCATCGGCAAAGATATTCTTTACTTCCATGCGCTTTTTTTTCCAGCCGTACTCGAGTTCTCCGGATTCAGGACTCCGACGAAGATATATGCACATGGATTCTTGACCGTAAACGGACAAAAAATGTCTAAATCTCGCGGCACATTCATTACTGCGAGGAGCTTCTTAGAGAGCGGACTCGAACCGGAATGGCTCCGTTATTATTACGCGGCCAAGCTAAACGCCTCAATGGAAGATATTGATCTTAATCTGACTGATTTCATGGCGCGCGTTAACAGTGATTTAGTCGGCAAGTACATCAATATTGCTAGCCGTGCAGCGAACTTCCTCGCTAAAAAATTTGATGGGCACTTAAGCGACGTTTCGCTGGATCAGCACGACCTATTACAATATTTTTTCAGCCGATCGAAAAATATTTCTGATGCGTATGAAGCGCGAGAATACAGCAAGGGCCTTAGAGAGATTATGTCGCTTGCGGACCGGGCAAATAGTTATATTGATGCAAAAAAACCCTGGGAGTTAGCCAAATCAGAATCTGATTCCAAAGAGCTTCAAGAGGTATGCTCAGTAGCCGTTAATTTGTTCAAAATACTCACTGTGTATCTGAAACCTGTGCTACCGAAGGTCGCAACTGCAGTCGAAGACTTTCTCAATATCAAGGAACTTCAGTGGCCCGATAGCGAGAGAAGTCTCCCTCCAAAACACCACATCAACGCTTATAACCATTTAATAGCTCGCATCGACCCCAAGCTGATTGACAAATTAATAGCCGTAAATATTCAGAAGCCTGTTGACGCCGCATCTAAACCGACGAAGAGAAACAAAAATAAAATGACTGATGACAATACAAAAGAAGCCGAAAATAAAGCACCTAATGAGATTACGATTGATGCATTTAACAACATAGACCTCCGGGTCGGAAGAATTATCGAAGCTGAACATGTTGAGGGCGCAGATAAATTAGTACGTCTGCAAATTGACCTTGGCACAGAACAAAGACAAGTATTCGCGGGAATCAAATCAGCATACAACCCAGAAGACCTTAAGCAAAAGCTTGTCGTTGTGGTTGCAAACTTAAAGGCTAGAAAAATGCGTTTTGGTGAATCTCAAGGTATGGTCCTAGCAGCCAGCGGGGAAGATTCAGGGATTTTTTTAATTTCCCCGGAATCAGGTGCGGTTCCGGGTATGCGGGTTAAATAA
- a CDS encoding alpha/beta hydrolase: MHSASKSHFSDINGLQYHIRTWGDPKSKHLYLMHGWMDMSASFQFTVDEFTKDWFVIAPDWRGFGLSEWAPQGYWFPDYVADLSGIINIFSPDAEINLVGHSMGGNIAGFYTGVYPEKVQKLILAEGFGMPPRDASEAPNRLKRWLEQKEKSPSLKPYNSLEEVAQRLIKNTPALTEEQALFLAEQWSAQQPNGEFNLRADPKHKMVNPIIYRSVEASYFWKHISCPTLWLHSDSGWLCRFMKNDYATIDEYRSNYQNLREETITESSHMMHHAQPKKFAWAIESFIT, encoded by the coding sequence TTGCACTCAGCATCAAAAAGCCACTTTTCAGATATAAACGGGCTGCAATATCATATTAGAACCTGGGGCGATCCAAAATCTAAGCACCTATATCTGATGCACGGATGGATGGATATGTCCGCCTCCTTTCAATTCACAGTAGATGAATTCACTAAAGACTGGTTTGTCATCGCTCCGGACTGGAGAGGTTTTGGGCTCAGCGAGTGGGCCCCACAAGGTTATTGGTTCCCAGATTATGTTGCCGATCTATCAGGAATCATCAATATATTTTCACCGGATGCAGAAATTAATCTGGTTGGACATAGCATGGGCGGAAATATTGCTGGCTTTTACACAGGCGTTTACCCAGAGAAAGTACAAAAACTAATCTTGGCCGAAGGTTTTGGCATGCCCCCTCGGGATGCAAGCGAAGCCCCTAATCGGCTCAAAAGATGGCTTGAGCAAAAGGAAAAAAGCCCATCCCTGAAGCCTTACAATTCGCTCGAAGAAGTAGCTCAAAGGCTCATCAAAAACACCCCTGCGCTAACAGAGGAGCAGGCATTATTTCTAGCAGAGCAATGGTCTGCTCAACAACCCAATGGCGAATTCAACCTCCGAGCGGACCCTAAGCATAAGATGGTCAACCCGATAATCTATCGGTCAGTCGAGGCGTCTTATTTTTGGAAGCATATTTCCTGCCCCACACTTTGGTTACACAGCGATAGCGGTTGGCTTTGTCGCTTCATGAAAAATGATTACGCAACAATCGATGAGTATCGATCAAACTACCAAAATCTAAGGGAGGAGACCATTACTGAATCGTCTCACATGATGCATCACGCGCAGCCGAAAAAATTTGCTTGGGCCATTGAATCGTTCATTACCTGA
- a CDS encoding CoA-binding protein has translation MSDGHGINELRLILRESKTIAVVGLSANWYRPSYFAAKYMQEHGYKIIPVNPAYEGQEVLGERCYASLSDIDGSVDIVDCFRKSEDIEPIAEQAVAIGAKVLWLQLGVRNEEASRIAEKAGMTYVHDRCVKIEHGRLFGGLNWVGVNTKVISSKRPRWLP, from the coding sequence ATGAGTGATGGCCACGGTATTAATGAGCTGAGACTAATTTTGAGGGAGTCTAAGACTATTGCAGTTGTTGGACTTTCAGCAAATTGGTACCGGCCTAGCTACTTTGCGGCGAAATATATGCAAGAACATGGGTACAAAATAATTCCTGTCAATCCTGCATACGAGGGGCAAGAGGTTCTTGGCGAACGTTGTTATGCATCGCTTAGTGATATTGACGGATCGGTTGATATAGTTGACTGTTTTAGAAAAAGCGAGGATATAGAGCCAATCGCTGAACAGGCGGTCGCTATTGGAGCTAAAGTGCTTTGGTTGCAGCTTGGGGTGAGGAATGAAGAAGCGAGTCGAATCGCAGAAAAAGCTGGCATGACCTATGTACATGATCGTTGTGTCAAGATTGAGCACGGCAGATTATTTGGAGGTTTAAATTGGGTGGGTGTTAATACTAAGGTGATCTCCTCTAAGCGACCTAGATGGTTACCTTAA
- a CDS encoding MFS transporter, producing the protein MSLFLASLLVTLAVQIQASLVVFTPPILAPVAQGDVGVNAASVGLVTALIYLSSVPSALFSGVLINRLGAIRVSQLCVLFASIGIALMSTGDVLIIALGALVVGLGYGSVTPSSSTILADQAPNNMRSLIFSIKQSGVPIGGAIAGALVPYLMYRFGWRETSIIIGLIGFAVILFAQLIQKKVDCQSLSTLHEVQSLSFHESLRLVFSHTKLRELAISSFAFSGMQMSLGSYLVVMLTEKALLTVSVAGSALSIAMIAGIFGRLFWGVLADYGVSPRSVLGFLGLLMGVSAGTMCFVHASFPITFIYIFSFFFGASAVGWNGVYLAEVARIAPAGQAGTATGASLAMTYSGVVLLPTLFWLIYLVTESYVWGFLALGFITVWRGLSFFRKTES; encoded by the coding sequence ATGTCTTTATTCTTAGCCTCTTTGTTGGTTACTTTAGCGGTTCAAATTCAGGCTTCTTTAGTTGTTTTTACACCGCCAATCTTGGCGCCCGTTGCTCAGGGAGATGTTGGCGTCAATGCGGCATCGGTCGGTCTTGTAACTGCTCTGATCTACCTGTCATCTGTTCCATCTGCCCTATTTTCTGGTGTATTGATTAACCGTCTTGGTGCTATCCGAGTGAGTCAGTTGTGTGTGTTGTTCGCGTCTATAGGCATCGCCTTAATGTCAACGGGGGATGTTTTAATCATTGCTTTGGGCGCTCTTGTTGTTGGGTTAGGTTACGGCTCGGTAACGCCTTCGTCGTCAACCATACTCGCTGATCAAGCTCCAAATAATATGCGCTCTTTGATTTTTTCAATCAAGCAGTCAGGGGTGCCAATCGGCGGGGCGATTGCGGGGGCTCTCGTGCCATATTTAATGTATCGGTTTGGCTGGAGAGAGACCTCAATCATTATTGGTTTGATCGGTTTTGCGGTTATCTTATTCGCCCAACTCATACAGAAAAAGGTCGATTGCCAATCCCTTAGTACCTTGCATGAGGTGCAATCACTGAGCTTTCATGAGTCGTTGCGTCTTGTGTTTTCGCATACCAAGTTGCGAGAGCTGGCCATATCGTCGTTTGCATTTTCTGGCATGCAGATGAGCCTGGGTTCGTATCTGGTTGTCATGTTAACGGAGAAGGCTTTACTTACAGTCTCTGTTGCTGGATCGGCCCTTTCAATTGCAATGATCGCTGGTATTTTTGGGCGTTTGTTTTGGGGTGTGCTCGCTGATTATGGTGTCTCACCGCGTTCAGTCTTGGGTTTTCTTGGGCTGTTAATGGGCGTTTCAGCAGGCACTATGTGTTTCGTGCATGCATCATTTCCGATAACCTTTATTTATATTTTTTCTTTTTTCTTTGGTGCCTCTGCTGTCGGATGGAATGGGGTTTATCTGGCTGAGGTCGCTCGAATCGCTCCAGCGGGTCAAGCTGGAACAGCAACTGGAGCATCCCTCGCAATGACCTATTCTGGGGTTGTATTGTTGCCAACGTTATTTTGGCTCATCTATTTGGTTACAGAGAGTTATGTATGGGGATTTTTAGCCTTAGGTTTTATTACTGTGTGGCGCGGTTTATCATTTTTCAGAAAGACCGAGTCATAA
- a CDS encoding acyloxyacyl hydrolase, which translates to MPIFFEASFMSGYYNLDDTDLGRNIYFQPLAGFGVRLGSDSTSSMSVDHLSSGGLTTSNLGSQLVTVRYT; encoded by the coding sequence GTGCCGATTTTTTTTGAGGCGAGTTTTATGTCTGGATATTACAACTTAGACGACACAGATTTGGGCAGAAATATTTATTTTCAACCATTGGCTGGGTTCGGTGTGCGGTTAGGCAGTGATTCTACCTCCTCAATGAGTGTCGATCATTTGTCTAGTGGTGGTTTAACAACCAGTAATCTGGGCTCGCAGCTAGTCACGGTTCGTTATACTTAG
- a CDS encoding O-acetylhomoserine aminocarboxypropyltransferase/cysteine synthase, whose product MADREYGVGTLCLHAGQIPDAVTGSRAAPIYQTTSYVFDSAEHAASLFNLQTFGNVYSRLSNPTVSVLEERVAALEGGRAALAVSSGQAAQMCAILTLLGEGDELVSASTLYGGTYSQFDVTFRRFGINTIFVDPSDPQNFKAAINPKTKAIYAETMGNPQINVLDISAVADIAHEAGIPLVIDNTFASPYLCQPIKHGADIVVQSATKFIGGHGTTMGGVIVESGNFPWDNGNFPSITEPSKGYHGVRFYETFGDFGFTMKARMETLRTLGPSLSPLSAWLLLQGLETLHVRMDRHVSNALAVANFLESHGSVSWVNFPGLASSPYASLGKKYMPKGCGSIMTFGIKGGLKAGEQFIEALEFVSHLANVGDAKSLVIHPASTTHRQLSEEDQLKAGIFPDMIRLSVGIEDIDDVLWDLDQALRKSTAVS is encoded by the coding sequence ATGGCGGACCGAGAGTATGGGGTTGGAACCCTTTGTTTGCATGCAGGCCAAATTCCAGATGCGGTGACTGGGTCAAGGGCCGCCCCGATATATCAAACTACGTCTTACGTTTTTGATTCTGCGGAGCACGCGGCTAGCTTATTTAATTTACAAACATTTGGGAATGTTTATTCCAGATTATCCAATCCAACCGTGTCGGTTCTAGAAGAACGTGTGGCCGCACTTGAGGGTGGAAGAGCTGCACTTGCGGTGAGCTCTGGGCAGGCAGCACAAATGTGCGCGATTCTGACGCTACTTGGCGAGGGAGACGAATTGGTCTCTGCGAGTACCTTATACGGTGGAACATATTCGCAATTTGATGTTACGTTTAGGCGTTTTGGTATTAATACGATTTTTGTTGATCCCAGCGACCCGCAAAATTTTAAGGCGGCGATCAATCCTAAAACTAAAGCGATTTATGCGGAGACGATGGGGAACCCTCAGATCAATGTTCTCGATATTAGTGCGGTAGCAGATATCGCGCATGAGGCTGGAATACCTTTAGTTATCGACAATACGTTTGCGTCGCCTTATTTGTGCCAACCAATTAAGCATGGAGCAGATATTGTTGTGCAATCTGCCACAAAATTTATTGGAGGTCATGGTACGACAATGGGTGGTGTGATTGTGGAGTCTGGAAATTTCCCTTGGGATAATGGTAATTTCCCTTCGATTACAGAGCCATCTAAGGGGTACCATGGTGTTCGTTTCTACGAAACCTTTGGTGATTTTGGATTCACGATGAAGGCTCGAATGGAAACTTTAAGAACGCTCGGTCCCTCTCTGTCGCCTTTAAGCGCATGGCTTCTTTTACAGGGTCTAGAGACGCTACATGTGCGTATGGATCGTCACGTCTCCAATGCCCTTGCGGTGGCGAACTTCCTAGAGTCTCACGGTAGTGTTTCTTGGGTTAATTTTCCAGGTTTGGCTTCAAGCCCTTATGCCTCGCTTGGTAAAAAATATATGCCTAAAGGTTGTGGATCGATTATGACGTTTGGTATTAAAGGTGGTCTTAAGGCTGGTGAGCAATTCATTGAGGCACTTGAGTTTGTCTCTCATCTAGCCAATGTAGGTGATGCAAAGTCGCTTGTGATTCATCCTGCGTCAACGACGCACAGGCAATTGTCTGAGGAAGATCAACTGAAGGCAGGCATATTTCCAGACATGATTCGTCTATCGGTTGGCATTGAAGATATAGATGATGTCCTCTGGGATCTTGATCAAGCTTTACGCAAATCTACCGCTGTATCTTGA
- a CDS encoding 3-hydroxyacyl-CoA dehydrogenase NAD-binding domain-containing protein — translation MNFKHIVIIGAGTMGTDLAVKLSASGARVTVVGRPGGRAETFSDRALSAARDLGVSLESLELQLISNLVSVAWSSADLIIENVTEDLAIKQSIFKQVVALANAEAIITSNSSTFGISLIANGLGQQSRFFGLHFFMPAHLVPLVEVVMSANSDLAIAEEIKLYLSSRDFVPVIVRKDVPGFLANRIQAALMREVWHILERGIATPEDVDKAVMYGFGCRFLAAGPVMQKEISGLDVTYSVNTNLFPDLSNADKPPSFLADKVKRGEIGMKSEVGFWTWNQKSIREARDRYMQRLKAAIKILSDN, via the coding sequence GTGAATTTTAAACATATCGTAATTATCGGGGCGGGTACCATGGGTACCGACCTAGCCGTCAAGCTGTCGGCTTCAGGAGCCCGCGTCACTGTTGTCGGTCGACCCGGTGGGCGTGCAGAGACTTTTAGTGATCGTGCGCTCAGTGCAGCTCGGGATTTGGGTGTGTCGCTCGAGAGTCTAGAGTTGCAGTTGATATCAAACTTGGTGTCTGTAGCTTGGTCTTCAGCTGATCTCATTATTGAGAATGTCACTGAGGACCTAGCGATTAAACAGAGCATATTCAAACAGGTAGTTGCCCTGGCGAATGCGGAAGCCATCATTACGAGCAACTCATCCACGTTCGGCATCTCATTGATTGCGAATGGCTTAGGTCAACAGAGTCGTTTTTTTGGGCTACATTTTTTTATGCCTGCACATTTAGTACCACTAGTTGAGGTTGTCATGTCTGCAAACTCTGATTTAGCGATAGCTGAAGAAATAAAATTGTATTTGTCTTCTCGTGATTTTGTTCCAGTTATTGTTCGTAAAGATGTGCCAGGATTTTTGGCAAATCGTATTCAAGCGGCCTTGATGAGAGAGGTATGGCATATATTAGAGCGTGGCATTGCTACGCCTGAAGATGTAGATAAGGCAGTTATGTACGGGTTTGGATGTCGCTTTCTTGCCGCAGGGCCAGTCATGCAAAAAGAAATTTCAGGGTTAGATGTTACGTATTCAGTCAATACGAACTTATTCCCAGACTTGAGTAATGCAGATAAGCCACCGTCATTTTTAGCAGATAAAGTTAAGCGCGGTGAGATTGGCATGAAATCTGAGGTAGGGTTTTGGACTTGGAATCAAAAGTCGATTCGTGAAGCTCGTGATCGATATATGCAAAGACTAAAAGCTGCGATTAAGATACTTTCAGATAATTAA
- the dnaE gene encoding DNA polymerase III subunit alpha, giving the protein MSISQFIHLRTHSEYSITQGMVRIPELCDRALEYGMPSVALTDLDNLFGVVKFYRAARKRGLKPIVGCDVSVLTPTGKAPMRLLLLVQNTEGYLRLSRWLTRAYVGSDRGARVAIHSEWIEAEGSKGLIALSGWRQGDVERSLMDGDIHEATEKLKYWGALFDGRFYLEIQRSNGEIRGSLETAVMRLAKQENIPVVATHPVEFLVQTEFMAHEVRYCIAEGFLLADQNRRSPFNEEQYFKSAVQMCELFSDLPGAIENALEIAQRCSLEFDLGNPQLPNFPTPSGVSLEQFLEAQASDGLDKRMRRIRSGDIEEAIVTKGYRDRLKFEIDTIVNMGFAGYFLIVADFINWAKNNDVPVGPGRGSGAGSLVAFSLGITDLDPIQYNLLFERFLNPERVSMPDFDIDFCQDGRDRVIDYVREKYGSESVSQIVTFGTMAAKAVVRDVARVMDWSYGRADELAKLIPFQPGQLITLDLAREMEPRFKEREDSDEETRELLALARQLEGITRNVGMHAGGVLIAPSALSDFCPLYSADGSHSVISQLDKDDVEHIGLVKFDFLGLTTLTVIDWTLKFIKRLDPDKIIDLAEIPLDDLETYRIFSSGNSAAVFQFESRGMTDLIERAQPDRFEDIVALVALFRPGPMDLIPDFVERKHGRQQVNFPDERVKAILDETYGIMVYQEQVMQMAQIIGGYSLGGADLLRRAMGKKKPEEMAQHRQLFLEGSKRNGLSETKSNEIFDLMEKFAGYGFNKSHAAAYALIAYQTAWFKCHYISAFMAANMSASMDDTDRIQHLFADCIKNNLTLLPPDIYESEYRFVPVSDTQIRYGLGGIRGTGEAAIEHILHIRANGAFESFFDFCCRVDRRVVNKRSVESLIRAGAFDSLDANRAKLLASVHSAIAAAEQQDRDLSQVSLFDDDIKSVGEAAMTEARHWADYEQLQNEKVALGFYYSGHPFKSFEQELSLVVSSRLNAISVPVPGEGVRQMLLAGIVDSTRIQKTNNGRMMVVTISDGYGSEEVVLYDEFLDRFRDLVKEDAIVVFEAKIRSYRRGSELNEASIFSRIAAENVFSLAAVRERFGKILKLRMNRGADAEQLKTILAQYRDGPIPVRVLYQGPSGEAEIDLGEEWRVRPEDSLFSELSEWLSPEAVSLTY; this is encoded by the coding sequence ATGAGCATTTCTCAATTTATACATTTAAGAACGCACAGCGAATACTCGATTACTCAGGGTATGGTTCGTATACCTGAGTTATGCGACCGCGCTCTTGAGTATGGTATGCCTTCGGTTGCACTTACTGACCTTGATAACTTATTTGGGGTCGTTAAGTTTTATCGTGCAGCAAGAAAGCGGGGCCTCAAACCAATAGTAGGCTGTGATGTGTCGGTACTGACGCCGACCGGTAAAGCCCCTATGCGCTTATTGCTTTTGGTTCAGAACACTGAGGGATATTTGAGACTGAGTCGTTGGTTAACGCGTGCATATGTTGGTAGCGATAGGGGAGCTCGGGTGGCTATTCATAGTGAATGGATTGAAGCCGAAGGTTCCAAGGGGCTAATTGCCCTATCGGGTTGGAGGCAGGGAGATGTTGAACGGTCACTAATGGACGGCGATATTCATGAGGCTACTGAAAAGCTTAAGTATTGGGGCGCTTTGTTTGATGGGCGTTTTTATCTCGAAATACAACGGTCAAATGGCGAGATTAGAGGCTCATTGGAGACGGCCGTAATGCGTCTCGCAAAACAAGAAAATATTCCGGTGGTGGCGACTCATCCTGTGGAGTTTTTGGTGCAAACAGAATTCATGGCTCATGAAGTCCGATACTGTATTGCGGAGGGGTTTTTGCTTGCTGACCAGAATAGACGGAGCCCCTTCAATGAGGAGCAGTATTTTAAATCTGCGGTGCAGATGTGTGAGCTCTTTTCGGATTTGCCGGGCGCAATTGAAAACGCTTTAGAAATTGCTCAGCGATGTTCTTTGGAGTTTGATTTAGGCAATCCGCAACTGCCTAATTTCCCTACGCCTTCTGGGGTGTCGCTTGAACAGTTTTTGGAGGCTCAAGCTTCTGATGGTCTTGATAAGCGCATGAGGCGTATTCGTAGTGGTGACATTGAAGAGGCGATTGTTACTAAAGGGTATCGAGATAGATTGAAGTTTGAGATTGACACGATCGTAAATATGGGTTTCGCAGGATACTTCTTGATCGTTGCTGATTTCATTAACTGGGCCAAGAATAACGATGTGCCTGTTGGCCCCGGTAGAGGATCTGGCGCTGGATCCTTGGTTGCGTTCTCACTTGGTATTACTGATTTAGATCCTATTCAATATAACCTGCTCTTTGAGCGTTTCTTAAATCCAGAGCGGGTGTCAATGCCAGATTTTGATATTGATTTTTGTCAAGATGGACGAGATCGTGTCATTGACTATGTACGCGAAAAATATGGGTCAGAATCGGTGTCACAAATTGTGACGTTCGGAACAATGGCAGCAAAGGCTGTTGTGAGAGATGTGGCTCGAGTTATGGATTGGAGTTATGGCCGGGCTGACGAACTTGCAAAGTTAATCCCCTTTCAGCCAGGGCAACTCATCACGTTGGATCTCGCGAGGGAAATGGAGCCTCGTTTCAAAGAAAGAGAGGACTCGGATGAAGAGACTCGAGAGCTTCTTGCGTTAGCGAGGCAGTTGGAGGGCATCACCCGAAACGTTGGGATGCACGCTGGAGGTGTTTTGATTGCGCCTTCAGCACTTAGCGATTTCTGCCCGCTGTATTCGGCCGATGGTTCTCATAGCGTTATTTCTCAGCTGGACAAAGATGATGTTGAACATATCGGTCTGGTTAAGTTTGATTTTCTTGGTCTAACCACGCTAACAGTCATTGATTGGACTTTAAAATTTATCAAGAGATTAGATCCTGATAAGATCATTGATTTGGCTGAAATACCGCTTGATGATTTAGAGACGTATCGTATTTTTTCAAGTGGAAATAGTGCCGCCGTTTTTCAGTTTGAATCGCGAGGGATGACAGATTTAATTGAAAGGGCGCAGCCAGATCGCTTTGAGGATATTGTCGCGTTAGTGGCGCTCTTTAGGCCAGGTCCGATGGATCTGATTCCGGATTTCGTTGAGAGAAAACATGGCCGCCAACAGGTTAATTTCCCTGATGAGCGTGTCAAAGCCATTTTGGATGAGACCTATGGAATTATGGTTTACCAAGAGCAAGTAATGCAAATGGCCCAAATCATCGGAGGGTATTCACTTGGCGGAGCTGATCTTTTACGTCGTGCCATGGGTAAGAAAAAACCAGAAGAGATGGCGCAGCATCGTCAATTATTTTTGGAAGGGTCGAAGAGGAATGGATTGAGTGAGACTAAGTCAAATGAAATCTTTGATTTGATGGAAAAGTTTGCCGGGTATGGGTTCAATAAATCGCATGCGGCGGCGTACGCGTTAATAGCGTATCAAACGGCTTGGTTTAAATGTCACTATATTTCCGCGTTTATGGCGGCGAATATGTCTGCTTCGATGGACGATACTGATCGAATCCAACATTTGTTTGCAGACTGTATTAAAAATAATTTAACACTTTTGCCGCCGGATATTTATGAGTCAGAGTATCGATTTGTACCGGTATCAGACACGCAGATACGATACGGTCTAGGCGGAATTAGGGGGACAGGAGAGGCGGCTATTGAACATATCCTCCATATTCGAGCAAATGGTGCATTTGAGAGTTTCTTTGATTTTTGTTGCCGCGTGGATAGGCGCGTCGTTAATAAACGTAGCGTTGAGTCTTTAATAAGGGCTGGTGCGTTTGATAGCTTGGATGCTAATCGTGCCAAGTTGCTAGCTTCAGTGCACTCTGCCATAGCAGCAGCCGAGCAACAAGATAGAGATCTTTCTCAGGTGAGTTTGTTTGATGACGACATCAAGTCTGTGGGTGAGGCTGCAATGACTGAGGCGCGCCATTGGGCTGATTATGAGCAACTTCAGAACGAGAAAGTGGCCTTAGGTTTTTATTACAGCGGTCATCCCTTTAAGAGTTTTGAGCAAGAATTATCGTTAGTCGTGTCCAGTCGCCTCAATGCGATTTCTGTTCCGGTTCCAGGTGAAGGTGTCCGTCAAATGTTGCTAGCTGGGATTGTTGATTCGACCCGCATACAAAAGACCAACAATGGACGAATGATGGTTGTAACTATCTCGGATGGTTATGGTTCTGAAGAAGTTGTGCTTTATGATGAGTTCTTGGATCGATTCAGAGATCTTGTAAAAGAAGATGCAATCGTCGTTTTTGAGGCTAAGATTCGTTCCTATCGTCGAGGATCGGAGTTGAATGAGGCATCTATTTTTTCTAGAATTGCGGCAGAAAACGTTTTCAGTTTGGCGGCTGTACGAGAGCGGTTTGGTAAAATTCTGAAGTTGCGTATGAATCGAGGGGCTGATGCAGAACAACTTAAAACAATTCTCGCTCAGTATCGTGACGGTCCTATTCCGGTAAGAGTCTTGTATCAAGGTCCGAGTGGTGAGGCTGAAATTGATCTGGGAGAAGAATGGCGTGTTCGCCCAGAAGACTCGTTGTTTAGTGAGTTGAGTGAATGGCTGAGTCCAGAGGCTGTCAGTCTTACGTATTAG